A single Lolium perenne isolate Kyuss_39 chromosome 6, Kyuss_2.0, whole genome shotgun sequence DNA region contains:
- the LOC127306481 gene encoding uncharacterized protein, translating into MAPRNCRKISKIRSIGLLSLFLHRGRAADAGFEVKFQTTPAQISRQKELEAVDREARAAVVPPPPAASIKGAARCEEKGMTSPAKGGSLRAVGLILTAVVAVVVSILFLVQFHGHPMSQVWVLSVSICLYVFLLLRIFPSRWFYTDFLRLSYGPLLACFSASHIGSATTTFVLLFSMVYAAGNLGYSLAVHHLPKGAELAIHEVTSPSCHSKDVKELNLTLHTGAPFAVLLWTLVMVLFISLGKMTDELDILMFLCYFGWIHVGVWLVILSEVPMNGFPFEELIEWLMVTLFPWMILSPGISLISQILAVVCHLLLMLALAAFLWYNLAIYMHFLATTTPRTTSQGNKDTLHNRILEGKKSDPRLGGTTSEAAATLGNEDTLRGESLEEKIGQVKSGPRLGTTSSDAAATLGNENPQSH; encoded by the exons ATGGCCCCGAGGAACTGTAGGAAGATTTCGAAAATCCGCTCGATCGGATTACTCAGCCTTTTCCTTCACAGGGGAAGGGCCGCGGACGCCGGATTCGAAGTAAAGTTCCAGACAACACCCGCTCAAATCAGCCGACAGAAGGAGCTTGAGGCTGTTGATCGCGAGGCCCGTGCCGCCGTCGTGCCCCCACCCCCGGCTGCTTCCATCAAAGGGGCCGCCAGATGCGAAGAAAAAGGTATGACGTCACCCGCTAAAGGTGGGAGTCTGCGCGCCGTAGGGTTGATTCTCACGGCGGTGGTTGCCGTGGTCGTTTCTATCTTGTTCCTGGTGCAGTTCCACGGACACCCTATGTCCCAGGTGTGGGTCTTGTCGGTCAGTATCTGCTTAtacgtcttcctcctccttcgcATCTTCCCGAGTCGGTGGTTCTACACTGACTTTCTCCGGCTCTCCTACGGCCCCTTGCTCGCCTGCTTTTCCGCCAGTCATATAGGCTCAGCCACTACCACCTTCGTCCTGCTCTTTAGCATGGTATATGCTGCTGGAAACTTGGGCTACTCTCTGGCTGTGCACCATCTGCCCAAGGGGGCCGAGCTGGCTATCCACGAGGTGACTAGCCCCTCCTGCCATAGCAAGGATGTCAAAGAACTCAACCTCACTCTTCATACTGGAGCACCCTTTGCGGTGCTACTCTGGACTTTGGTCATGGTGTTGTTTATCAGTTTAGGGAAAATGACTGACGAGCTGGATATTCTTATGTTCCTCTGTTATTTTGGCTGGATCCATGTTGGCGTCTGGTTAGTCATTCTCTCCGAGGTGCCCATGAATGGATTTCCATTTGAAGAGCTGATCGAATGGTTAATGGTGACTCTTTTCCCATGGATGATATTATCTCCTGGGATCTCCCTTATATCCCAGATCCTTGCGGTCGTGTGCCATTTGCTATTGATGTTGGCTTTGGCTGCCTTCCTTTGGTACAATCTTGCCATTTACATGCACTTCTTGGCGACTACTACACCAAG GACAACTTCTCAGGGGAATAAAGATACCCTGCACAATAGGATTCTGGAAGGCAAGAAGTCTGATCCTAGACTTGGAGGAACAACAAGTGAAGCTGCAGCTACTCTGGGGAATGAAGATACCCTGCGCGGTGAGAGTCTGGAAGAAAAGATTGGGCAGGTGAAGTCTGGCCCTAGACTTGGAACAACTTCAAGTGACGCTGCAGCTACTTTGGGCAATGAAAATCCCCAGTCACATTGA